The sequence CACGGAACCGTGACCTTTCTTCCGGTGATCGTCCAACCTTCACGGACCAGGCGACCCACCTGCTCGACGAGCTGGCGTCGCTCGGCCTCTTTGATGCGCTCGGTGAGCGTCTGCTCGTCGTCGTCGTCCCACACCGGCACCGTGACCTGGGCGACGATCGGGCCGGTGTCCGTGCCCGCGTCAACGAAGAAGAGGGTGGCCCCGGTGACCTTCACTCCGTAGGCGAGCGCGTCGCGGGGCCCGTGGATGCCGGGGAAGGCCGGCAGCAGGGTGTTGTGCGTGTTGAGGTACCGATCACCGAACGCGGCGAGGAAGTGCGGGCCGACCAGCTTCAGGAAGCCGGCGGAGACGACCAGGTCGGGCGTGTGTTCGGTGACCCGCGC comes from Salinispora tropica CNB-440 and encodes:
- the purN gene encoding phosphoribosylglycinamide formyltransferase yields the protein MPESVPVARIVVLVSGSGSNLQALLDAGADPGYGARVVAVGADRDGIAGLDRAAAAGVSTFVERVKDYPTRSDWDAALTARVTEHTPDLVVSAGFLKLVGPHFLAAFGDRYLNTHNTLLPAFPGIHGPRDALAYGVKVTGATLFFVDAGTDTGPIVAQVTVPVWDDDDEQTLTERIKEAERRQLVEQVGRLVREGWTITGRKVTVP